TGAAAAAAATCCTTATCATCAATGGTCACCAAAAATATGGCTCATCGGAGGGGAAACTGAACCAAACCTTGATGGATCATATGGTGAGTCTGCTCGAAAAAGAGAACGATGTACGAACTACCATTATTCAAAACGGATACAAAGTCGAAGAAGAGCACCAGAAATTTCTCTGGGCAGATATGGTCATTTATCAAACACCCATCTACTGGTTCAGTGTCCCTGGGTTAATGAAAACATATATGGATGAAGTATATGCGTACGGTTTGTTTTTCAAGGGGGCTAATCAATACGGTAGAGGTGGTTTATTAACCGACAAAAAATATATGTTCTCGACGACTTGGAATGCCCCAGAAAAAGCATTTAACGATCCGACCCAATTTTTTAAAGGGGAAAGCCTGGAGGATGCAATCAGTCATTTGCACCGCGTACAGGAATTTTTAGGCATGCAACCTGTAAAGAGCTTTGCTTGCTATGATGTCATCAAAAATCCGCAGATCGACCGATTTGTATCCGAACTCGAGGCGCATCTCAAACAGGTATTGAGCTTCTAATGAAAATCTCACAGTAAAGGGGAAAGATCCTATCATGTTGCACAATCAAAAGATAGTCATCATCGGCGGAAGCTCCGGAATTGGTTTGGAGACAGCCAAACAGGCAGTAGCGCTAGGAGCAGAAGTGATCATTGCCAGCCGCTCCGAAGATAAATTGCAGAAGGCAAAAGAGAGTCTTGGCTCCAAAGCCTCGGCGTATACGTTAGATACCACCGATGAGGAGCAGGTTCAGGCCTTTTTTGAAAAAGTAGGTACGTTTGATCATCTGGTCGTCAGCGCAGCGGAAACATCAGGTGGTTCATTCCTTCAAACGGATACAGCCCAAGCGCGGAAGCTGTTCGACAACAAATTTTGGGGTCAATACTTCGCGGCGAAGTACGGAGCGCCGAAGATTTCAACAAACGGTTCCATCACCTTATTCTCCGGGGTTGTCGCCTACAAAGCGATGATTGGTTCTTCTGCCCTTGGCGCAGTCAATGCGGCGGTTTCGAATCTGGGGCAAACCCTCGCCTTGGAACTGGCACCAATCCGAGTGAATATCGTTTCACCTGGCATTATTGATACGCCATCACGGAGTAAAATGCCTGAAGATGTGCGCGAAAATTTCTATGCAACATTGGCAGACAAACTCCCTGTGAAGAGAGTTGGACAAGCGAAAGACGTCGCACAAAGCGTACTATACCTGCTCCAAAATAGTTTTGTTACCGGAACTGTACTTCATGTAGAAGGTGGCCACATTTTACTTTAAAGGATTCCATTACTTGACGTTTCAGATCATTTCAATTTGTAGTATGGTAGGAGAGCGGACTTTTTGAGGTCCGTTCTTTTTTGCTTTTGGAAAGGAGATACATGCGATGGTTTGGATTTCATTCTTCCTTTTTCTAATTACGTTGACATTGGTTATCTGGCAACCGCGGGGGTTGTCGATTGGTTATCCGGCTGTCGGTGGAGCACTGTTGGCCTTGGCGATTGGGGTAGTCACGATCGGTGATGTTGCAGAGGTAACCTCCATTGTTTGGAATGCGACACTCGCGCTAATTGGGATTATCATCATCTCGCTCGTATTGGACGAAGTCGGTTTTTTTGAATGGGCTGCGCTCCATATGGCCCGTTTTGCCAAAGGGAATGGGCGGTTGATGTTCGTTTATGTGATCCTGCTTGGTTCACTCGTATCCGCTTTGTTTACGAATGATGGGGCAGCCCTAATCCTGACGCCGATTGTGTTGGCACAGGTGAGGGCACTAAAGCTGGATGGGAAAACAGTTTTGGCATTTGTCATGGCCAGCGGGTTCATTGCAGATACGAGCTCTTTGCCCTTTGTGATTAGCAATCTGGTGAATATTGTTTCTGCTGACTATTTTGATATTGGCTTTGCTGCGTATGCGGCCAAAATGATCATTCCGACTTTGTTTTCGATTGGTGGAAGCCTGCTGGTTTTGTACCTATATTTTCGCAAAAGCATCCCAGCGCAGATTGACCTTTCCCATCTGAAAAATCCGGAGGAAGCGATTCGCGACCACAGAATGTTTCGCCTGGCGTGGCCGATTCTTGCGGTCTTGTTGATTGGTTTTTTTATTAGCGAGTCCATCCATACGCCCGTTTCTATCATCATTGCAGGGGCAGCCATCATTTTTTGTCTGGCTGCAAGAAAAAGTGAAGCGATCGCCATGCGGCGGATTATGAAAGAAGCACCGTGGGTAGTCGTTGTTTTTTCGATTGGCATGTATGTCGTGGTGTGGGGGCTGCACAACGCGAAATTGACTGACTTGGTCAAAGACGCCTTGGATTGGTTCATGGCGCATGGTTTATTGGCAACGACATTGGGAACAGGCTTTCTGGCTGCTGCTATTTCCTCTGTCATGAACAACCTACCGACAGTCATCTTTAACGCGTTGGCAATTGCAGGGACACAAGCAGATGGAGTGTTGCGGGAAGCAATGATCTACGCGAATGTGATCGGAAGCGATTTGGGGCCGAAAATGACGCCGATCGGATCGCTTGCGACCTTGCTCTGGTTGCACGTCTTGAGACGCAAAGACGTGACGATTACGTGGGGGCAGTATTTTCGGACGGGGGTTATTTTGACCGTACCGACATTGTTGTTCACCTTGCTCGGTTTGTATTTGACATTGGTTTATTTTTCATAGGGAATGAAAAGCCTGCTGGCTAGTAGCAGGCTTTTTTCTATTCATCATGCTACTTGTAGTGAAATAGGCAGAATAGGACCTGACAAGGACGGAAAAAATAGGCGCAATGTACGTAAAAAGGAGGATGTTTCCATGTGGCATGGCTGGCCGATCGAACGCGTACTGATACTTTTTGCTGGGTTGGCGTTCGCCCTGATTGCGGTTCAGGTCACACTTTTTCACTCTAGACAAAACTTCCGCCATTGGGCAATGTGGATTCCCGTGCTTGAGCTCCCTGTATTTGCGGTTACTGCTATTGTTTTATCGTTTGTGAATGCGGGGTGGCTGCGTTGGGTGTTTGCCTTGATGATGGTAGTCGGCATGGTTGGTGGTTTGTACGGGGCCTATTTGCATACGGTCGGGGTTGGGCAGCGTGTGGGAGGTTATTCACAAGGTCAAAATTTTCTCGTCGGTCCTCCTGTGATTCTTCCTTTACTGATCACGGCCATGTCTGCATTGGGGCTTCTTGCGCTGTTTTGGTAAAAATCGTTTTCAAAGGGGTGAGAGGACATGGAAAAGCCTAAACGTTACCCATCCTATGATGTTTGGGACCAGCATACAGAGTGGGATGCTCACACCAGGAAAGTGGTAGGCGCCAGACGAATGCCCGCGATTGCCAATCAATTTTTTACGAAGCCTGAATCCTTGCTCTTGCAGACAGTCGTAGGCGTATTGGTCAATGATCACCGTTTGGAAGTGCTGACCTATGTGGTGGAGCATCTGGATAATACGACGGCTAGTAATATCGGCGAATCACAGCGAAAGGTCGGAATTCCCCCCAAAAAAGAGTTCTATCGCTCGGGCTTGAAAGGGATTGATGCGGAGAGTCATGCCGCTTATGGAACTGATTTTGTTGCGTTGAAGCTAGACCAGCAAGAAGCCGTTCTTCAGCGCGTTGCGAATGGGGGCATTCAAAACCTGGAGGCGTGGAAAGACTTTGCTCCAGCAGATTTTTTCAAGCGGTTGCTGCATGACACAGTCAGTGCTTACTATTCACATCCGTTAGTTTGGTCGGATATCGGCTATGGCGGACCCGCTTATCCGCGTGGCTATGTACGGGTGGAAAAAGGATTGACGGACCCATGGGAGGCGAAAACAAATGACGAGTCATGACCATCATACGATTACTCATCGCCCCACTCCTGTGGATCAAAGAAAATACGCCAATGACGCAGATGTATGCATCGTAGGTGCTGGAGCGGCAGGTGGCGTGCTGGCTTATGAGCTGGCAAAGGCCGGGTTGCGCGTTGTCGTACTGGAAGCAGGGCCGTTTTGGGACCCACAACACGATTTTGCCAGTGATGAGCTGTCGATGCGGAGATTGGCTTGGCAGGAAACGAGGCTGGTAGCAGGCAAAGACCCACTGCGTTTGGGACATAACAACTCAGGACGGGGAATTGGGGGAGGCACCGTGCATTTTACGGGGGTGTTCCTGCGTTTCCACGAGAGTGATTTTAAGACAAAGACCGTAGACGGCGTAGGGGAGGACTGGCCGATTACGTATCAGGATCTTGCCCCGTATTACGACAAGATCGAACGGGAGATTGCGGTCTCAGGTCCCAATCATTTTCCATGGGGTTCCTTTCAAGGCCCGTATCCTTACCCCGTTCGGGAGCCAATCAGTGCCAATGCCCAACTGTTCCGGGAAGGGTGCGAGAAGCTGGGGATCGAGAGTGTGGTTGCGCCTCTGGCGATTTTATCGGGTCCTTTTGATGGACGTCCTCCCTGTATCAATCGTGGCTTTTGCAATCAAGGGTGCATGCCGAATGCCAAGTACAGCGGGTTGATTCATCATATCCCCAAAGCGATAGCGGAGGGGGCAGAGGTACTGTCCGACTGCATGGTGACGGAAATTTTGATGGCAGGCGACCGGGTCAGCGGTGTGTTGTTTAACCATAATGGCTTGACGCACAAGCAGATGGCTCGTGTCGTCATTTTGGCCGGGTTTGTGGTGGAGACTCCCCGATTGTTGCTCAGTTCAGCGAATGCACAGTTTCCGCAAGGGCTGGCGAATTCGAGCGGATGGGTAGGAAAAGCAATTATGCCCCACTCCAGCCATGATGTATACGGACGGCTTCCGGAGGAGGTGCGATTGTATAAGGGAACACCTGTCCTTGCCTTGACCCAGCATTTTTACGAGACAGACCGGGAACGAGGGTTTGCCCGCGGATATACATTGAGTGCACACGGGTCACGTCCGGTCGCGATGGCGACTGCCATTGCTGCCGAGAGGGAAGATGGCTCGTATTTATGGGGAAAACAGCTTCGTGAGACCATGCTGGATTACAATATGTATGCGCGGATCACCTTGGTAGGGGAAGTGCTGCCTCATCCTGATAACAGAGTGACGCTTTCAGGTGAAAAAGATGAATACGGAATGCCGATTCCTACGGTGACGTTCAGTTATCAGGAGAACGACAAGCAGCTATACAAGCATGCCATTGGGCAAATGAACCGGATTATACAAGCGATGGGGGGGCAGCCAGAGCATGTGGTATCTGATACCGCTCATCTCATGGGGGGATGCCGGATGGGGAATGACAAGGAAACTTCTGTTGTGAATGAATACGGGCAGTCACATGACATACCCAATCTTTTCATAGCAGGCGCTTCTACTTTTGTCACCTCGAGTGGAAGCAACCCGACAAATACAGTCATGGCGCTGGCTGCGCGCACTGCAGACAAGATCATTGAGGCGATGAAAAAGCAGGATGTATAAGCAGGGTTCACATAACTTTTGCGTTCTATCTTCCCCATCATATAAGCCATATAGTATACTGATAAACAGATATGTAAGGCAAAGGTGGGTATCCTTATGGAAATGGATTTGATGCAGGTACTGTTTTTGTCAGAGACTTATAAGCTACTTGGTGACAAGACGCGCTTGACGATCATGGCTCTCCTGCAAGTACAGTCCTTATGTGTCCGTGATCTCGTGGAAATTTTGCAAACTTCCCAGCCTTCTGTTTCCCAGCACTTGGCTAAGTTGAAAACACATGGTTTGGTCAAAGAGCGTAGGAAAGGACCATGGGTTTATTACTCCGTTAATACGGAATGCAGTCCTGAAGTGAAGCAAATTTTGTCTAACTTGCCGGACATGTCGCCAGTAGTCAAACAAAAATCAGTTGCAAGTGAACCTTCATTTGGCTGATCAGTCGTAAAAAGCGTTGGATCAATTGAGATCCAACGCTTTTTTTAGTTCTTCCTTGTCAAATCCATGGATGACAATTTGCTCGCCGTTTTCCTTTTCAATGTGGGTTACAGGTGTCATGCTGGCGCCTAACTGAATAGCTTCCTGGAAAAACGCCTCGTTTTGACGAATGTCTCTGTCTTCGAAAGCAATGTTGTTGGAAGTCAGCCACATTTTTTCTTCCTGACAAGGACCGCAAGTGACTTGGGTATAGATAATAACCTTGTGAGCCATACAGAATTGCCCCTTTCAAAAGCAGAGAGTAAAAGCCTTGCTCCTTCCAATATGAATGATCGGTCGAGACA
This genomic stretch from Brevibacillus brevis harbors:
- a CDS encoding ArsR/SmtB family transcription factor, which gives rise to MEMDLMQVLFLSETYKLLGDKTRLTIMALLQVQSLCVRDLVEILQTSQPSVSQHLAKLKTHGLVKERRKGPWVYYSVNTECSPEVKQILSNLPDMSPVVKQKSVASEPSFG
- a CDS encoding SDR family oxidoreductase encodes the protein MLHNQKIVIIGGSSGIGLETAKQAVALGAEVIIASRSEDKLQKAKESLGSKASAYTLDTTDEEQVQAFFEKVGTFDHLVVSAAETSGGSFLQTDTAQARKLFDNKFWGQYFAAKYGAPKISTNGSITLFSGVVAYKAMIGSSALGAVNAAVSNLGQTLALELAPIRVNIVSPGIIDTPSRSKMPEDVRENFYATLADKLPVKRVGQAKDVAQSVLYLLQNSFVTGTVLHVEGGHILL
- a CDS encoding NAD(P)H-dependent oxidoreductase, which encodes MKKILIINGHQKYGSSEGKLNQTLMDHMVSLLEKENDVRTTIIQNGYKVEEEHQKFLWADMVIYQTPIYWFSVPGLMKTYMDEVYAYGLFFKGANQYGRGGLLTDKKYMFSTTWNAPEKAFNDPTQFFKGESLEDAISHLHRVQEFLGMQPVKSFACYDVIKNPQIDRFVSELEAHLKQVLSF
- a CDS encoding glutaredoxin family protein, with protein sequence MAHKVIIYTQVTCGPCQEEKMWLTSNNIAFEDRDIRQNEAFFQEAIQLGASMTPVTHIEKENGEQIVIHGFDKEELKKALDLN
- a CDS encoding gluconate 2-dehydrogenase subunit 3 family protein gives rise to the protein MEKPKRYPSYDVWDQHTEWDAHTRKVVGARRMPAIANQFFTKPESLLLQTVVGVLVNDHRLEVLTYVVEHLDNTTASNIGESQRKVGIPPKKEFYRSGLKGIDAESHAAYGTDFVALKLDQQEAVLQRVANGGIQNLEAWKDFAPADFFKRLLHDTVSAYYSHPLVWSDIGYGGPAYPRGYVRVEKGLTDPWEAKTNDES
- a CDS encoding arsenic transporter: MVWISFFLFLITLTLVIWQPRGLSIGYPAVGGALLALAIGVVTIGDVAEVTSIVWNATLALIGIIIISLVLDEVGFFEWAALHMARFAKGNGRLMFVYVILLGSLVSALFTNDGAALILTPIVLAQVRALKLDGKTVLAFVMASGFIADTSSLPFVISNLVNIVSADYFDIGFAAYAAKMIIPTLFSIGGSLLVLYLYFRKSIPAQIDLSHLKNPEEAIRDHRMFRLAWPILAVLLIGFFISESIHTPVSIIIAGAAIIFCLAARKSEAIAMRRIMKEAPWVVVVFSIGMYVVVWGLHNAKLTDLVKDALDWFMAHGLLATTLGTGFLAAAISSVMNNLPTVIFNALAIAGTQADGVLREAMIYANVIGSDLGPKMTPIGSLATLLWLHVLRRKDVTITWGQYFRTGVILTVPTLLFTLLGLYLTLVYFS
- a CDS encoding GMC family oxidoreductase, producing the protein MTSHDHHTITHRPTPVDQRKYANDADVCIVGAGAAGGVLAYELAKAGLRVVVLEAGPFWDPQHDFASDELSMRRLAWQETRLVAGKDPLRLGHNNSGRGIGGGTVHFTGVFLRFHESDFKTKTVDGVGEDWPITYQDLAPYYDKIEREIAVSGPNHFPWGSFQGPYPYPVREPISANAQLFREGCEKLGIESVVAPLAILSGPFDGRPPCINRGFCNQGCMPNAKYSGLIHHIPKAIAEGAEVLSDCMVTEILMAGDRVSGVLFNHNGLTHKQMARVVILAGFVVETPRLLLSSANAQFPQGLANSSGWVGKAIMPHSSHDVYGRLPEEVRLYKGTPVLALTQHFYETDRERGFARGYTLSAHGSRPVAMATAIAAEREDGSYLWGKQLRETMLDYNMYARITLVGEVLPHPDNRVTLSGEKDEYGMPIPTVTFSYQENDKQLYKHAIGQMNRIIQAMGGQPEHVVSDTAHLMGGCRMGNDKETSVVNEYGQSHDIPNLFIAGASTFVTSSGSNPTNTVMALAARTADKIIEAMKKQDV